In a genomic window of Zingiber officinale cultivar Zhangliang chromosome 9B, Zo_v1.1, whole genome shotgun sequence:
- the LOC122023164 gene encoding uncharacterized protein LOC122023164 produces the protein MAKTKETIIASTNNQQYAETVSRQFHQVLNAILKLYPILLKKPEPITQDYQDEKWKCFQGCLGALDGTLIKVTPPTEDKPRFRTRKGCISTNVLGVCCPNMQFIYVLPGWEGSAHDGRVLRDAISRPHGLRVPRGRYYLVDSGYCNANGFLVPYRGQRYHLKEFDGHRPETPEEYFNMKHSKARNVIERCFGLLKGRWKILASPSFFSIQTQIRIIMACCLMHNLIRKFMSFDPQESLIADEEEESDGGSDNEEVEYITMTTITPSIARGRGKNKQYWTDEEVEVLVDALIELASDPLWKVDTGFKNGYMIQIHKMVLGKISSFNKAVIPHIESKIKYLKTKYNPLSEMCMQSGCHWDDVEHKINCEKQWFDEWCLTHPNAAGLRDFKFPYLRKLDIVWGKDRATGLSAEDVVDASMDANWQKNLNVSSSSDNEDEPVLDILSQGSPSSSSCNNGSKKRKKLSPRRESFYKKKKAATPQQTIDSRLDNFTNKFEVICDQMATQYGTITNALIAESKPESIGGEKMQEVIVELLNIGISPMDVGRAAEICYNDPAKVEVMFALPSHLRRSYVLGFIYPSSIP, from the exons ATGgcgaaaactaaagaaactattATTGCTTCAACAAACAACCAACAATATGCTG AAACAGTGAGTCGGCAATTTCATCAAGTTCTTAatgcaattttaaaattatatcctaTTTTGCTCAAGAAGCCAGAACCTATTACTCAGGATTATCAAGATGAGAAGTGGAAATGTTTTCAG GGATGCTTAGGAGCATTAGATGGAACATTAATTAAAGTTACACCTCCTACAGAAGATAAACCTCGTTTTCGCACTAGAAAAGGGTGTATTTCAACTAATGTATTAGGTGTTTGTTGCCCAAACATGCAATTCATATATGTATTACCTGGTTGGGAGGGATCAGCACATGATGGTCGTGTGCTTCGAGATGCGATATCAAGACCGCATGGTCTAAGGGTCCCTCGAG GTCGTTATTACTTGGTTGACTCTGGATATTGCAATGCAAATGGATTTCTTGTCCCATATCGAGGACAACGATATCACCTAAAAGAATTTGATGGCCATCGACCGGAGACACCAGAGGAATACTTCAACATGAAGCATTCCAAGGCTAGGAATGTTATAGAAAGATGTTTTGGGTTGTTAAAGGGGAGATGGAAGATTCTTGCATCACCATCATTTTTCTCCATTCAAACCCAAATTCGGATTATCATGGCATGTTGTCTTATGCATAATTTGATTCGCAAGTTTATGAGCTTTGATCCACAAGAGTCACTTATAGCAGATGAGGAAGAGGAATCTGATGGGGGAAGTGACAATGAAGAAGTAGAGTATATTAC GATGACTACAATTACTCCATCAATTGCACGTGGAAGAGGGAAAAACAAACAATATTGGACGGATGAGGAGGTGGAAGTGTTGGTTGACGCTCTCATAGAACTGGCTTCCGATCCTTTATGGAAGGTAGATACTGGTTTTAAAAATGGTTATATGATTCAAATACACAAAATGGTATTGGGTAAGATTTCAAGTTTCAATAAAGCAGTTATTCCTCATATTGAATCCAAGATCAAATATCTTAAAACCAAGTACAATCCCCTCTCTGAGATGTGTATGCAAAGTGGGTGTCATTGGGATGACGTGGAGCACAAGATTAACTGTGAAAAGCAATGGTTCGATGAATGGTGTCTG ACTCACCCTAATGCTGCTGGATTGAGGGattttaaatttccatatttGCGCAAACTGGACATTGTGTGGGGAAAGGACAGAGCCACGGGACTTAGTGCTGAAGATGTGGTTGACGCAAGCATGGATGCTAATTGGCAAAAGAATTTGAATGTGAGTTCTTCCTCGGACAATGAAGATGAACCTGTTTTGGACATCCTATCACAAGGCTCACCTTCGAGTTCGTCATGTAACAATGGGTcgaaaaagagaaaaaaacttTCACCAAGAAGGGAAAGtttttacaagaaaaagaaagcagcAACACCCCAACAAACCATTGACTCGAGATTGGACAACTTTACTAATAAGTTTGAGGTCATTTGTGATCAAATGGCAACACAATATGGTACTATTACAAATGCTTTGATTGCAGAGTCCAAGCCAGAATCCATAGGTGGTGAAAAAATGCAGGAGGTTATTGTTGAACTACTTAATATTGGCATATCTCCAATGGATGTTGGTAGGGCTGCTGAAATTTGTTACAATGACCCTGCCAAGGTTGAAGTTATGTTTGCATTGCCAAGCCATTTGCGAAGATCCTATGTGCTTGGATTTATCTATCCATCTTCTATTCCATGA
- the LOC122022380 gene encoding uncharacterized protein LOC122022380 — MSFPCLQDLGAAFISGQNEHKQISACSKKNVMSSSLGSSSFPTSQKQDNVKTRPTSILEMESSQLSPISILEASFSNDSCSIGSLNASSVGKLQVGLVGNCNTPQSTDTDVDLLDSATSVDLRRSILDKIQHMSRITSSADDIPYEVGFSNFDFFEARRFISNAVLLFLF; from the exons ATGTCTTTTCCTTGTCTCCAAGATCTGGGAGCTGCTTTTATATCTGGACAGAATGAACATAAACAGATTAGCGCCTGCTCCAAGAAAAATGTCATGTCTTCCTCCTTAGGCTCATCTAGTTTTCCTACTTCACAAAAACAG GACAACGTTAAAACTCGTCCTACTTCAATTCTTGAAATGGAAAGTAGTCAGCTTAGCCCAATATCTATTCTGGAGGCTTCATTTTCAAATGACAGTTGCTCAATTGGGAGCCTCAATGCGAGTTCAG TCGGAAAGCTGCAGGTTGGTTTGGTGGGAAATTGCAACACACCACAATCAACTGATACAGACGTTGATCTTTTGGATTCAGCAACTTCAGTTGATCTCAGAAGGTCTATTTTAGACAAAATCCAGCATATGAGTCGCATAACTTCAAGTGCCGATGACATTCCTTATGAAGTTGGATTCTCAAACTTTGATTTTTTTGAAGCTAGGCGTTTCATTTCAAATGCAGTGCTGTTGTTCTTATTTTGA